The following nucleotide sequence is from Ananas comosus cultivar F153 unplaced genomic scaffold, ASM154086v1, whole genome shotgun sequence.
cggttaagatgatgtgggctccctaagttaagtgagtggttggttgaatagtataatctaacgggtgaaaatgattaaaggcgtaaatctaacggtaaaaaatttacaagtaccaaatacttggtacttttataAGGCACCAtagctcctctcctctctcatctCCTTGTCAATCGTCGTCTCactctctctattatatattatatatatatatatatatagagagagagagagagaggagagagagagagagagagagagatatagagagaagagagagagagatgagtggACTGGGCTataattagtagcaaaattttattgttgctaccagttttttagcctttggatcaactcttttcatcatttctaaccattggattaaatgctataacccagtgggaaccactcaaccctagggggaccactcaactctgaccggctaatatcatcctaaccctacaatttttcatccaagggttaaaaccttgatagcaaaaagagcgttttactattaatagtattccagcctaattctatatatatatataaacatccTGTGCCAAAGTCActaagggcccgtttgttttggtgtaagtagaatgatggaactcaagttccatcacttctgttatttattttggtgtaagtgaaaaatataatgtaactcaagttacgttagggCTCCATTTCACCTACTATCGACTTtctcctctaaagtgccgaactcgacttccaccacactcaacattttctaaaaaaattattaaacaatAAAACCTAAAttctacttcctttataatagattagaattactttatttataataaattaggattacctttaaataataataaaaaatttaattatataataggttaaattttatagttataaatttactactgtatttaggagataatgaaatccacttacttacatcaaaacaaacaatagaactaaaaaaactaattttaccagcaccaagttacatcaaaacaaacagaagaaataattgaatttaacttttaaattatacgagttacgtcaaaataaacaacaaaaaaataattacatttccaaaaaactcaaataccactacacttgacttacgttggatTTACAGATTTGTTAATCCAAACGCCCCTAAATGACTAAGTCGCCAATCCGATTCAACGAGTGCTGAGctggaaatgaaaagaaagtcgAAAGAACACTTGAGGACTCGAATTCAATCTCTTCAGAAAGATCTTTCGGAGGCTCCAAATCAATCACTTCAATAAATCTATTGAAATAGGCTCGTAATTAATAAAATCTCATCATCAATATATAAcgaattaatattatatatatattcgtacCATAACGGCTAGTGCATACGTATAGTACTTGTGTGAAAATTATGAGCTCCTTTAAGTGGGCATTTTTGGTATAATTCTTTCATTAAAATTCATCATTTTGGTCAGACTATCCAacgttttaaattttaaaatttactatttaaaatttaaatttatttaatttaaataatttaataattttttaaatacaaaattttatctaattattttgaatttgtaattatgttaactatataaaatattctaactaaacTCGTAAGAATAAACAGCACGatcaaatttgaagttaaaaagttaataaatttaaaaattaaatagtaaaaattaaattttaaaacgttGGAATCCAAAATGTGTCAGTTGAGAGAAGTTCtatatatactctttttttttcttttttttttcttttttgctattttaacagcttaaacgaaaaaaaatgaaaaatcaaaacTTGGGCTTCGCGGCTAAGATCAGCTTTTTCCACCTCCACAACGGAGCTCGCGAGACCAACAACCCGATCCCCAAGCAGGCCACCCAGATCCCCACATCCACCGCCCACCTCACCGTCTCCACCACCGCCGCCTCATCCCCACCGTCCGATCCCGAtcccaccaccacctcccaATCACCTCCCTCCttctcctctcccccgccgccgcagcaATCGCAGCCGTCCGATTCCTCCTCCGGTATCTCCTCCAACTTCgaacgaaaccctaaccctaaccctaaccctagaccccgcctccgcctcctctccctcttcgccgcgccgctctcctcCACAGCCcacacctccgccgccgccggggagCGCCACTCCAGCCTCCACCGCTCGCCGCCGTCTCGCCGGAAGACCCCATCCGCCACCTTGACCTTCCCCGCGTAGGCCTCGAACCGCGCCCCGTCCCCCGTCGAGAGCCGCTCGGCGCTCGCGAACACCGCGCCCGGCCCCGCCGAGCGCACCCGGCGGAGCGTCGCGAGCGCCGGCTTCGGCGCCGGGCGCCCGTCGATGCTCGGCGAGTAGAGTAGGGTTAGGGTCTCGGGGAGCGGCCTCCGAGCGTCGGCGTAGGAGAGGCGGAGGAAGAACCCGCGAATGTTGAGGCGATAGTAATCGCCGTTCGTTGTCGTCGACGGGCACATCGTGTGCGCGCGttgatctctctccctctctctctctctcttgctatATCATTAGAGTTAGGGGTGGGGTTTGCTATATAAAAAGGGATTGTATAAAAAGGGAGCGgacgagagagggagagaaggagaagagctCGCAACGGGTGGGCGGAGTAGAGAGCGACAGCtgttttgttttcatttttatttttcttttctttttgtccatcctttttttggttttattctCTTCTTCTACAATATTATTTACGCCACTGGAGAAACCCGCGCTTCCCAGtggataaaaattatagaaataattaataataagataacattaaatatttttttgtatttctcACTTGTCACAATTACGAAAGGTCACTCACTATTGGTTTCAAGGATGGAACCGACGTCACCTTCTACGGCAATGGTGATAGTGAGAATGACGATGATCCCTTCGGTGGAGGGGAGACATGGGCGCGCACTAGtaagggagggagagagaggggcagGTGTATATGAGAAAAGATAAGAAAGAGAATTgattaatatgaaaaatatgGAGGAAGAATTTGGTACTAAAAAtgtttagatgtattaattaaatatattaattaaaagtttcgAAAAGGGAAGGGTCATATATGGTGAAGGACAACTTGACATTGAAGGTTTGATAATGATAATgtttagatatattaattaaatatattaattgaaagtttaaaGAGAAAGGATGAACAACTTGAAAGTTTGGTAATGATAACGTTCAGAtactttaattaaatatattaattgaaagtttgataaagaaaatgaaaaggatcAAATGGTGATGAgagtgaaaaataatttgtcACCGTggtaaaaaatattagaaatttacctcatataagttaatagatgatatttcaaataaataatttt
It contains:
- the LOC109705283 gene encoding uncharacterized protein LOC109705283, whose amino-acid sequence is MCPSTTTNGDYYRLNIRGFFLRLSYADARRPLPETLTLLYSPSIDGRPAPKPALATLRRVRSAGPGAVFASAERLSTGDGARFEAYAGKVKVADGVFRRDGGERWRLEWRSPAAAEVWAVEESGAAKRERRRRRGLGLGLGLGFRSKLEEIPEEESDGCDCCGGGGEEKEGGDWEVVVGSGSDGGDEAAVVETVRWAVDVGIWVACLGIGLLVSRAPLWRWKKLILAAKPKF